A genomic stretch from Amycolatopsis sp. 195334CR includes:
- a CDS encoding SLC13 family permease, with product MNAEVIALIVFAAVFAISAIRNVHMGALALVAAFIVGIGVVGEGLDEILEAFPVDALLILLGITYLFGMARETGTIDWLVDRSIRLVGPRVALLPWAMWLIGTGVACLGTSHAAFAVVPIAMSLATTHRISPTLMGIAMSSAIVGGALAPTSINGITVATIAEDAGLPYNAALMFGLSVGVNALVVLVAFLMFGGPELVRRSRSEVAAPGEGGGTAVLTEAPPINRTQVTVLVALFLLVAGFFTLTVLDVDVNLGVVALTLAVFLSLLVPDVGRKAISKVDWGTILLLGGILTYVGVLTRLGAIDQLGELARSVNVPLIAAVVICVIAGLVSAFASTIGILGALIPLAVPLLVAGGGLEVTGFIYALAISASLVDCAPFSTTGATIVASAAEPERPLLSKRLTAWGFAMVLIGPAFTILTMVLPQLLLA from the coding sequence ATGAACGCCGAAGTCATCGCGTTGATCGTGTTCGCCGCGGTGTTCGCGATTTCCGCGATCCGCAACGTCCACATGGGAGCGCTGGCGCTGGTCGCCGCGTTCATCGTGGGCATCGGCGTGGTCGGGGAGGGCCTCGACGAGATCCTCGAGGCGTTCCCGGTGGACGCGCTGCTGATCCTGCTCGGCATCACCTACCTGTTCGGCATGGCCAGGGAGACCGGCACCATCGACTGGCTGGTCGACCGCTCGATCCGGCTGGTCGGGCCGCGGGTGGCGCTGCTGCCGTGGGCGATGTGGCTGATCGGCACCGGGGTGGCCTGCCTCGGCACCTCGCACGCGGCGTTCGCGGTGGTGCCGATCGCGATGTCGCTGGCCACCACGCACCGGATCAGCCCGACGCTGATGGGCATCGCGATGAGCTCCGCGATCGTCGGTGGTGCGCTGGCGCCGACCAGCATCAACGGCATCACCGTGGCGACCATCGCCGAGGACGCGGGCCTGCCCTACAACGCGGCGCTGATGTTCGGCCTGTCGGTCGGGGTGAACGCGCTGGTGGTGCTGGTGGCGTTCCTGATGTTCGGCGGCCCGGAACTGGTGCGGCGGTCGCGGTCCGAAGTGGCCGCGCCGGGTGAGGGTGGTGGCACCGCGGTGCTCACCGAGGCGCCGCCGATCAACCGGACCCAGGTGACCGTGCTGGTGGCGTTGTTCCTGCTGGTGGCGGGGTTCTTCACGCTGACCGTGCTCGATGTGGACGTCAACCTCGGGGTGGTCGCGCTGACCCTGGCGGTGTTCCTGTCGCTGCTGGTGCCCGACGTCGGCCGCAAGGCGATCTCGAAGGTCGACTGGGGCACGATCCTGCTGCTGGGCGGCATTCTGACCTATGTCGGGGTGCTGACCCGGCTGGGCGCGATCGACCAGCTCGGCGAGCTGGCGCGGTCGGTGAACGTGCCGCTGATCGCGGCGGTGGTGATCTGCGTGATCGCCGGTCTGGTCTCGGCCTTCGCGTCGACGATCGGCATCCTCGGTGCGCTGATCCCGCTGGCCGTGCCGCTGCTGGTCGCCGGTGGCGGGCTGGAGGTGACCGGGTTCATCTACGCACTGGCCATCTCGGCGTCCCTTGTGGACTGCGCCCCCTTCTCCACAACGGGCGCCACGATCGTCGCCTCCGCGGCGGAGCCCGAACGCCCCCTGCTGTCCAAACGCCTGACGGCGTGGGGCTTCGCCATGGTGCTGATCGGACCGGCCTTCACCATCCTGACGATGGTGCTGCCGCAGCTCCTCCTGGCCTAG
- a CDS encoding IS5 family transposase (programmed frameshift) — protein MVGRGELTDKAWAGIAPLLPVQSGQRGGRWRSHRQVINAILWKQRTGAPWRDLPERYGPWKTAHERLRKWTADGTGDRILEHVIVKDDSLGTLEDNVAFVVSVDSTSVRAHQHAAGARKKGAARTGSKRSPDGECLGRSRGGLTTKLHLAVNTAGLPLAVILTPGQAGDNPQLLPLLDDIHDIDVDGQRVRVGRVIAGKAYAHPSTRTALRQRRIKATIPERIDQIDRRKALGSAGGRPPAYDPGLYKLRNVVERCFNRLKQFRGLATRFAKRAAYHRAEIILACIVLHLK, from the exons GTGGTCGGACGTGGTGAGCTGACGGACAAGGCCTGGGCGGGGATCGCGCCGTTGCTGCCCGTGCAGAGTGGGCAGCGCGGTGGCCGGTGGCGCAGCCACCGGCAGGTGATCAACGCGATCCTGTGGAAGCAACGCACCGGCGCGCCCTGGCGTGACCTGCCCGAACGGTACGGGCCGTGGAAGACCGCGCATGAGCGGCTGCGCAAGTGGACCGCGGACGGGACAGGGGACCGGATCCTGGAGCACGTGATCGTCAAAGACGACTCGCTCGGGACGCTGGAGGACAACGTCGCGTTCGTGGTCAGCGTTGACTCCACGAGTGTGCGGGCGCACCAGCACGCGGCCGGTGCCCGGAAAAAGGGGGCTGCGCGGACTGGATCGAAGCGCTCGCCG GACGGTGAATGCCTCGGACGCTCCCGCGGAGGGCTGACCACCAAGCTCCACCTGGCCGTCAACACAGCGGGCCTGCCGCTGGCGGTGATCCTCACACCCGGCCAGGCTGGCGACAACCCGCAATTGCTGCCGCTGCTCGACGACATCCACGACATCGACGTCGACGGGCAGCGAGTGCGGGTCGGGCGGGTCATCGCAGGCAAAGCCTACGCCCACCCAAGCACCCGCACCGCGTTACGGCAGCGGCGAATCAAGGCCACCATTCCCGAACGCATCGACCAGATCGACCGACGCAAAGCCCTGGGCTCGGCCGGTGGCAGGCCACCAGCCTACGACCCTGGCCTTTACAAGCTGCGCAACGTGGTCGAGCGCTGCTTCAACCGTCTCAAGCAGTTCCGCGGCCTGGCCACCAGATTCGCCAAACGAGCCGCCTACCACCGCGCCGAGATCATCCTGGCCTGCATCGTCCTCCACCTGAAGTGA
- a CDS encoding response regulator transcription factor produces the protein MRVLVVEDDDGVAAAVVDALVSAGHGAVRARLAAEVAGLRQDADLVLLDLGLPDADGLTVLRDLRRAGDQPVLVMTARDAERDIVRTLRLGADDYLVKPVRLPELLARIDAVARRRPKTRKAPEVVELGDVRIDLAARQVTAGGTELALTGKEFDILAALARNPGTAVSRQALVEQVWGEATGPRTLDAHVMTLRGKLDRPGLLATVRGFGYRLGS, from the coding sequence GTGCGGGTTCTGGTGGTGGAGGACGACGACGGCGTGGCCGCCGCGGTGGTGGACGCGCTGGTTTCCGCCGGGCACGGGGCGGTCCGGGCGCGGCTCGCCGCCGAGGTGGCGGGGTTGCGCCAGGACGCCGACCTCGTCCTCCTCGATCTCGGGCTGCCCGACGCCGACGGGCTCACCGTGCTCCGCGACCTCCGCCGCGCCGGTGACCAGCCGGTGCTGGTGATGACCGCCCGCGACGCCGAGCGCGACATCGTCCGCACGCTCCGCCTCGGCGCCGACGACTACCTGGTCAAACCCGTCCGCCTGCCCGAACTCCTGGCACGCATCGACGCCGTCGCCCGGCGGCGGCCGAAAACCCGGAAGGCCCCCGAGGTCGTCGAGCTCGGTGACGTGCGGATCGATCTGGCCGCGCGCCAGGTCACCGCGGGCGGCACCGAACTCGCGCTGACCGGCAAGGAGTTCGACATCCTCGCCGCGCTCGCGCGGAACCCCGGCACCGCGGTGAGCAGGCAGGCGCTGGTCGAGCAGGTCTGGGGCGAGGCCACCGGCCCGCGCACGCTCGACGCGCACGTGATGACCTTGCGTGGCAAGCTGGACCGGCCCGGCCTGCTGGCCACCGTGCGCGGCTTCGGCTACCGGCTGGGCAGCTGA
- a CDS encoding Nramp family divalent metal transporter yields MNTSATRLEPQLTPPTGKARFRGLGPGLLAAATGVGAGDLVATMVAGAQYGTLLLWAALIGTVLKLALGEGVGRWHLASGTTLLDGWRRLGRWATGFFGLYIVIWGFVYGATAMSAVGLPLNALFGGLPVRGWAMIAGVVGLALVWAQRYHFFEKFMTVLVLIKFASVVAVAVLVTPDLAELAKGLTFQLPAGSTVYVLGLIGGVGGTITMAAYGYWMFAKGWKGTGWLSMMRLDNAVGYLMTGIFVVAMLIVGSTILFGQKLTQSDSGLLILGNELGERYGQWARILFLVGFLAVTTTSLLGVWNGVSLLFADWTRTIRLPHGRKAELPAAEVPGEDKGDTTAYRATAVEKSLPFRGYLLWLTFPPMILLFLDKPFGLTLVYGVLGSVFMPFLAITLMLLLNSKRVERDGRSGWLSNGLLGAASLLFLFLLITDLVERFG; encoded by the coding sequence ATGAACACTTCCGCCACGCGGCTGGAACCACAGCTGACCCCGCCGACCGGGAAGGCGCGGTTCCGCGGACTGGGACCAGGCCTGCTGGCCGCGGCCACCGGCGTCGGGGCGGGAGACCTCGTCGCCACCATGGTCGCCGGCGCGCAGTACGGCACCCTGCTGCTGTGGGCGGCGCTCATCGGCACCGTGCTCAAACTGGCCCTCGGCGAGGGCGTCGGCCGCTGGCACCTGGCCTCGGGCACCACCCTGCTCGACGGCTGGCGACGGCTGGGCCGCTGGGCCACCGGCTTTTTCGGCCTCTACATCGTCATCTGGGGCTTCGTCTACGGCGCCACCGCCATGTCCGCGGTCGGCTTGCCGCTGAACGCGCTGTTCGGCGGCCTGCCGGTGCGCGGCTGGGCGATGATCGCCGGCGTGGTCGGCCTGGCGCTGGTCTGGGCGCAGCGCTACCACTTCTTCGAGAAGTTCATGACCGTGCTGGTGCTGATCAAGTTCGCCTCGGTGGTCGCGGTGGCCGTGCTGGTCACCCCGGACCTGGCCGAACTGGCCAAGGGCCTGACCTTCCAGCTGCCCGCCGGATCCACGGTCTACGTGCTCGGCCTGATCGGCGGGGTCGGCGGCACCATCACCATGGCCGCCTACGGCTACTGGATGTTCGCCAAGGGCTGGAAGGGCACCGGCTGGCTGTCGATGATGCGGCTGGACAACGCGGTCGGCTACCTCATGACCGGCATCTTCGTGGTGGCCATGCTGATCGTCGGCTCGACCATCCTCTTCGGACAGAAGCTGACCCAGTCCGACAGCGGCCTGCTGATCCTCGGCAACGAGCTGGGGGAGCGGTACGGCCAGTGGGCGCGCATCCTGTTCCTGGTCGGCTTCCTCGCCGTGACCACCACCTCGCTGCTGGGCGTGTGGAACGGCGTGAGCCTGCTGTTCGCCGACTGGACGCGCACCATCCGGCTGCCGCACGGCCGCAAGGCGGAACTGCCTGCCGCCGAGGTGCCCGGTGAGGACAAGGGCGACACCACGGCCTACCGCGCCACCGCGGTGGAAAAGTCCCTGCCGTTCCGCGGTTACCTGCTCTGGCTGACCTTCCCGCCGATGATCCTGCTGTTCCTGGACAAGCCGTTCGGGCTCACCCTGGTCTACGGCGTGCTGGGCTCGGTGTTCATGCCATTCCTGGCGATCACCCTGATGCTGCTGCTGAACTCCAAGCGCGTCGAACGCGACGGCCGGTCCGGCTGGCTGTCCAACGGCCTGCTCGGCGCGGCCTCGTTGCTGTTCCTGTTCCTGCTGATCACCGACCTGGTCGAGCGCTTCGGCTGA
- a CDS encoding MAB_1171c family putative transporter, with translation MAEALREWGPALLAWVVLASRGLGGSPARRRVRWVLFGLACSLTAQIPLIYAALGDGHLARLLSHAGMVFAAWAGQEFMSVLTGHPRGARWQAWWAGGTFGVMCLLFALMPDLRPQSAWVMEYCLVYAAAQLPALLTVIGLGARYARAAGDAAIRASLWLVVAGTALALLYLLNKSALAVAPRLGTTFGFGRTVLPSKILPTTAYLLVLIGAALPAVVGWRRRHRQFRRLGPLWQALYRADPSIALDPPGGPDVLVLRDLRLRLYRRVIEIRDGLLALQPYRCPEVAARTEADGAAAAEAAVIAAALTARADGATPVNRPAGVTGGTDLAEDTEFLAEVSDVYRRLSRSARPGR, from the coding sequence ATGGCTGAGGCCCTGCGCGAGTGGGGCCCGGCGCTGCTCGCGTGGGTGGTGCTGGCCAGCCGTGGCCTGGGCGGGAGCCCGGCCCGCCGCCGCGTCCGGTGGGTCCTTTTCGGACTGGCCTGCTCCCTGACCGCCCAGATCCCGTTGATCTACGCGGCGTTGGGCGACGGGCACCTCGCGCGCCTGCTCAGCCACGCGGGCATGGTGTTCGCCGCGTGGGCCGGGCAGGAGTTCATGTCCGTCCTCACCGGACACCCGCGTGGCGCGCGGTGGCAGGCGTGGTGGGCGGGCGGGACGTTCGGGGTGATGTGCCTGCTGTTCGCGCTCATGCCGGACCTGCGGCCGCAGTCGGCCTGGGTGATGGAGTACTGCCTGGTCTACGCGGCCGCGCAGCTGCCCGCCCTGCTCACCGTGATCGGCCTGGGTGCACGGTATGCGCGTGCGGCGGGGGACGCGGCGATCAGGGCGAGCCTGTGGCTGGTGGTCGCCGGAACCGCGTTGGCCCTGCTGTACCTGCTGAACAAGTCGGCACTGGCGGTGGCCCCGCGCCTCGGCACCACGTTCGGCTTCGGGCGGACCGTGCTGCCGAGCAAGATCCTGCCCACCACCGCGTACCTGCTGGTGCTGATCGGCGCGGCGCTGCCCGCGGTGGTCGGCTGGCGGCGCCGCCACCGGCAGTTCCGGCGGCTCGGCCCGCTGTGGCAGGCGCTGTACCGGGCCGATCCGTCGATCGCGCTCGATCCGCCCGGCGGGCCGGATGTGCTGGTGCTGCGCGATCTCCGGCTGCGGTTGTACCGCCGGGTGATCGAGATCCGCGACGGGCTGCTGGCGTTGCAGCCCTACCGCTGTCCCGAGGTCGCCGCCCGCACCGAGGCGGACGGCGCTGCGGCGGCCGAAGCCGCCGTGATCGCCGCGGCGCTGACGGCCCGAGCCGATGGTGCGACCCCGGTGAACCGTCCCGCCGGCGTCACCGGCGGGACGGATCTGGCCGAGGACACCGAGTTCCTCGCCGAAGTGTCCGATGTGTACCGAAGGCTCAGCCGAAGCGCTCGACCAGGTCGGTGA
- a CDS encoding helix-turn-helix domain-containing protein: MSDDVGALAAKVDHLFRTVRPRDGGEYSFEEVAEALRARGGPTISATYLWQLRKGVRDNPTKRHLEALAGFFGVPAAYFFDDEETRRIDAELTLLTALRDAPVRQIALRASGLSPKSLEAIADMVDRVRELEGLPQPTPPEP; encoded by the coding sequence ATGTCCGACGACGTGGGCGCCCTGGCGGCGAAGGTGGACCACCTGTTCCGCACGGTCCGCCCCCGCGACGGCGGCGAGTACTCGTTCGAAGAGGTCGCCGAGGCCCTGCGTGCCCGCGGCGGGCCGACCATCTCGGCGACCTACCTCTGGCAGCTCCGCAAGGGCGTCCGCGACAACCCGACCAAACGCCACCTCGAAGCGCTCGCCGGCTTCTTCGGCGTGCCTGCCGCGTACTTCTTCGACGACGAGGAGACCCGGCGCATCGACGCCGAACTCACCCTGCTCACCGCGTTGCGGGACGCGCCGGTCCGGCAGATCGCCCTGCGTGCCAGCGGGTTGTCGCCGAAGAGCCTGGAGGCGATCGCGGACATGGTCGACCGCGTGCGGGAACTGGAGGGACTCCCCCAGCCCACGCCTCCCGAGCCGTGA
- a CDS encoding ABC transporter permease translates to MPSLAWRTIRARRGSFAAAFVAVFFGSALITASGVLLESGLRAGVPPQRYATAPVVATAVQEVPTPDGLSQRFGDRVPLPAATADRIAAVPGVRAAVGDVSVDASLDGGTRPLVVHGWSSVQLGPVALESGRAPAAPDEIVLGNARVGDRVELELGAVGTAYRVVGTTATDAAFLTDAQVRQVSGRPDQVDAVAVLTEPGVDEDDLAARIAQAVPGVTTAVGDDRAEAEFLDVGAARQFLVVMSTAFGGTMLMIVLLVVASTLGLSIQQRRREFALLRAIAATPRQVYKLIAAESVTLAAVAAVLGALPGLGLALVLQDALAGFGAVPAEFRFTIGPLPVVAAVLACLLTALGAGLIAGRRAARISPAAALGEAAVEPPRLGRVRQLVGWVLAAVGAAAGITLPLVASGNAAVAGAASSALLLVIAVALLGPRLLTATAALLGRIGLLRSTSGHLAGANTRARSRRLGSAATPLIMGVALAAVQIFTATTTDAAAKDQVAQGIRADLVITAGAGIAPAVADAVRQLPGVDSVTPVARTSVLVTHQELGEPMTNAYAAQGVTADRLGEVMDLDLQRGDLTALTGKTVALSELAADSFGVDVGGPLTMSLGDGTSHSATVVAVYASGLGFGDITLPNDVVLAHTGSRLNDELLLATAPGTDPAALREALRVHPGLELADGTSFTAARTTAAAESAVNLLLNLLLLGFIAIAVVNILVLATAARAREFALLRLVGAKPRQVRAMMRGEAAVVVVAAVGLGSLAALPPLVGVSLGLTGSALPTVPPLVYLGIVAAAAVFGWASIAIPARIAMRPAPVAAMRVAD, encoded by the coding sequence ATGCCGTCACTGGCCTGGCGCACGATCCGCGCGCGCCGCGGGTCCTTCGCCGCCGCGTTCGTCGCGGTGTTCTTCGGTTCCGCGCTGATCACCGCGAGCGGCGTGCTGCTCGAATCCGGGCTGCGCGCGGGAGTCCCGCCGCAGCGCTACGCCACCGCGCCGGTGGTGGCCACCGCCGTGCAGGAAGTGCCCACACCGGACGGGCTGAGCCAGCGGTTCGGTGACCGCGTCCCGCTCCCGGCCGCCACCGCCGACCGGATCGCCGCCGTGCCGGGCGTGCGCGCGGCGGTCGGTGACGTCAGCGTCGACGCTTCGCTCGACGGCGGAACCCGGCCGCTGGTGGTGCACGGCTGGTCGTCGGTCCAGCTCGGACCGGTCGCGCTGGAAAGCGGCCGGGCTCCTGCCGCACCGGACGAGATCGTGCTCGGCAACGCACGGGTCGGCGACCGGGTCGAACTGGAGCTCGGCGCGGTCGGTACCGCCTACCGCGTGGTCGGCACGACCGCCACCGACGCCGCCTTCCTCACCGACGCGCAGGTCCGGCAGGTTTCCGGCCGCCCGGACCAGGTCGACGCCGTCGCCGTGCTCACCGAACCCGGCGTCGACGAGGACGACCTGGCCGCCCGCATCGCGCAGGCCGTGCCCGGGGTGACCACCGCGGTCGGTGACGACCGCGCCGAGGCGGAGTTCCTCGACGTCGGCGCCGCACGGCAGTTCCTCGTGGTGATGTCGACCGCGTTCGGCGGCACCATGCTGATGATCGTGTTGCTGGTGGTGGCCAGCACGCTCGGCCTGTCGATCCAGCAGCGCCGCCGCGAATTCGCCCTGCTGCGGGCCATCGCGGCCACCCCGCGCCAGGTCTACAAGCTGATCGCGGCCGAGTCGGTGACGCTGGCCGCCGTCGCCGCGGTGCTCGGCGCGTTGCCCGGTCTCGGGCTGGCACTGGTGCTGCAGGACGCGCTGGCCGGTTTCGGCGCGGTACCCGCCGAATTCCGCTTCACCATCGGCCCGCTGCCGGTGGTCGCGGCCGTGCTCGCGTGCCTGCTCACCGCCTTGGGCGCGGGCTTGATCGCGGGACGGCGGGCCGCGCGGATCAGCCCGGCCGCGGCACTCGGGGAAGCCGCCGTGGAACCACCGCGGCTCGGCCGCGTCCGCCAGCTCGTCGGCTGGGTGCTCGCCGCGGTCGGCGCGGCCGCCGGGATCACGCTGCCCCTGGTGGCTTCCGGGAACGCGGCGGTCGCGGGCGCGGCCAGTTCGGCGTTGCTGCTGGTGATCGCCGTGGCACTGCTCGGACCGCGCTTGCTCACCGCCACCGCCGCGCTGCTCGGCCGGATCGGCCTGCTGCGGTCGACCTCGGGTCACCTGGCGGGAGCCAACACCCGGGCGCGCTCGCGACGGCTCGGCTCCGCCGCCACCCCGCTGATCATGGGTGTGGCGCTGGCCGCGGTGCAGATCTTCACCGCCACCACCACCGACGCGGCGGCGAAAGACCAGGTGGCGCAAGGAATCCGCGCGGACCTGGTGATCACCGCGGGCGCCGGCATCGCGCCCGCCGTCGCCGACGCCGTGCGGCAACTCCCCGGCGTCGACTCCGTGACCCCGGTCGCGCGCACCTCGGTGCTGGTCACCCACCAGGAACTCGGCGAACCCATGACAAACGCCTACGCCGCCCAGGGCGTCACCGCCGACCGGCTCGGCGAGGTGATGGACCTCGATCTCCAGCGCGGTGACCTGACCGCGCTCACCGGGAAAACGGTGGCGTTGAGCGAACTCGCGGCCGACAGCTTCGGCGTCGACGTCGGCGGTCCGCTCACCATGAGCCTCGGCGACGGCACCTCGCACAGCGCCACCGTGGTTGCCGTCTACGCCAGCGGGCTCGGCTTCGGCGACATCACGCTGCCGAACGACGTCGTCCTCGCGCACACCGGAAGCCGCCTCAACGACGAACTCCTGCTCGCCACCGCGCCGGGCACCGATCCGGCCGCGCTGCGCGAGGCGTTACGGGTCCACCCCGGCCTGGAACTCGCCGACGGGACCTCGTTCACCGCCGCGCGAACCACCGCCGCTGCGGAGTCCGCGGTCAACCTCCTGCTGAACCTGCTCCTGCTCGGGTTCATCGCCATCGCGGTGGTGAACATCCTGGTGCTGGCCACCGCCGCCCGCGCCCGCGAGTTCGCGCTGCTGCGGCTGGTCGGCGCGAAACCGCGGCAGGTGCGGGCGATGATGCGCGGGGAGGCGGCGGTCGTGGTGGTGGCCGCGGTCGGGCTCGGCTCGCTGGCCGCGCTGCCGCCGCTGGTCGGGGTCAGCCTCGGCCTGACCGGTTCCGCGCTGCCGACTGTGCCACCGCTGGTCTACCTGGGCATCGTCGCCGCGGCCGCGGTGTTCGGCTGGGCCTCGATCGCCATCCCCGCCCGGATCGCGATGCGCCCGGCCCCGGTCGCGGCGATGCGCGTGGCCGACTAG
- a CDS encoding ABC transporter ATP-binding protein, translating to MTTVTDGLASAVRLESVSKTYGTGPAAVRALDGVTISLRQGSFTALMGPSGSGKSTFLHCAAGLDRPSEGRVLLGGTELTGQREAALTELRRSRIGFVFQAYNLLDALTVEENILLPLKLAGRPAEPGFLAEVVRSVELDVPLDRRPSKLSGGQQQRVAIARALVTRPDVMFLDEPTGALDTRTARQVLTTLRHAVDRWGQTALMVTHDPVAASYADSVVFLADGRIAGELGHTTPERIAERMTHLGEW from the coding sequence ATGACCACAGTCACGGACGGCCTCGCCAGCGCGGTGCGGCTGGAATCCGTCAGCAAGACCTACGGCACGGGCCCAGCCGCCGTGCGGGCGCTCGACGGGGTGACGATCAGCCTCCGCCAGGGCAGCTTCACCGCGCTGATGGGCCCCTCCGGCTCGGGCAAGAGCACCTTCCTCCACTGCGCCGCCGGGCTCGACCGGCCGAGCGAAGGCCGCGTCCTGCTCGGCGGGACCGAGCTGACCGGGCAGCGCGAAGCCGCCCTCACCGAGCTGCGCCGGTCGCGGATCGGGTTCGTCTTCCAGGCCTACAACCTGCTCGACGCGCTGACCGTCGAGGAGAACATCCTGCTGCCGCTGAAACTGGCCGGGCGGCCCGCCGAGCCGGGCTTCCTCGCCGAGGTGGTGCGCTCGGTGGAACTCGACGTCCCGCTGGATCGCCGCCCCAGCAAGCTTTCCGGCGGTCAGCAGCAGCGGGTCGCGATCGCCCGCGCGCTGGTCACCCGGCCCGACGTGATGTTCCTCGACGAGCCAACCGGCGCGCTCGACACCCGCACCGCGCGCCAGGTGCTCACCACCCTGCGCCACGCGGTCGACCGCTGGGGCCAGACCGCGCTGATGGTCACCCACGACCCGGTCGCGGCCTCCTACGCCGATTCCGTGGTCTTCCTCGCCGACGGCCGCATCGCGGGCGAACTCGGGCACACCACGCCGGAGCGGATCGCCGAGCGCATGACCCATCTCGGGGAGTGGTGA
- a CDS encoding GNAT family N-acetyltransferase, producing MGELRIREAGSADLPQLTHVMGQEPYFTDRLSRQKDGLGRLLVAWQDERPVGVVYLWLEPAEEDELREHLPDTPLLTHLETHVEHRARGIGTSLVRAAEQWLTDKGYDRVALAVETTNDRAARLYARLGYREWAHSTVRCLSLTDSAGRRNVEICRIMVKPLVGRPRR from the coding sequence ATGGGCGAGCTGCGGATACGAGAGGCCGGGTCGGCGGACCTGCCCCAGCTGACGCACGTCATGGGGCAGGAGCCGTACTTCACCGACCGCCTCTCGCGGCAGAAGGACGGGCTGGGCAGGCTGCTGGTCGCCTGGCAGGACGAACGCCCGGTCGGCGTGGTCTACCTGTGGCTCGAACCGGCCGAAGAGGACGAGCTGCGCGAGCACCTGCCGGACACCCCGCTGCTCACCCACCTGGAAACCCACGTCGAGCACCGCGCCCGCGGCATCGGCACCAGCCTGGTGCGCGCCGCCGAGCAGTGGCTGACCGACAAGGGCTACGACCGGGTGGCGCTGGCCGTGGAGACCACGAACGACCGCGCCGCCCGGCTCTACGCCCGCCTCGGCTACCGGGAGTGGGCGCACTCCACGGTCCGGTGCCTCTCCCTGACCGACAGCGCGGGCCGCCGGAACGTGGAGATCTGCCGGATCATGGTCAAGCCGCTGGTCGGCCGGCCACGAAGGTAG
- a CDS encoding helix-turn-helix transcriptional regulator, with protein sequence MNSPEGQPLARRLRELREGGAWPGKYITQAELAAALGTSVPSVSSWENPRTKAKPPRPKIDAYATFFATERSVAESPFRLLDRQQLTEDELARRERLLGELTALREDSPATAGPAAKDPYAESPWRFKPGEIVTIIGSELPQRLKRKMPHADPDGSDFVDLYKYADLDALVELHGHVRAANPTSDVHLRTPAELVTDDYTSHLILLGGVDWNFVTRDLLERAELPVRQLVRPEDDDLSRFEIGTGDTVQSFLPKVRREGENLLLLEDVALFYRAVNPFNAKRTVTICNGTFGRGTYGVVRALTDARFRDRNATHLRTRFAGSKEFAIISRIHVINGLVVTPDWTSPQSKLHEWPVSTT encoded by the coding sequence GTGAACTCACCTGAAGGCCAGCCGCTCGCGCGGCGGCTGCGCGAACTGCGCGAGGGTGGCGCCTGGCCGGGCAAGTACATCACGCAGGCGGAGCTGGCCGCCGCGCTGGGCACCAGCGTCCCGTCCGTCTCGTCCTGGGAGAACCCGAGGACGAAGGCCAAGCCGCCCCGGCCGAAGATCGACGCGTACGCCACCTTCTTCGCCACCGAGCGGTCGGTCGCCGAATCCCCGTTCCGGTTGCTCGACCGCCAGCAGCTGACCGAGGACGAGCTGGCCCGGCGGGAGCGGCTGCTCGGCGAGCTGACCGCGCTCCGGGAGGACTCCCCCGCCACCGCGGGCCCGGCGGCCAAGGATCCGTACGCGGAGAGCCCGTGGCGCTTCAAGCCCGGCGAGATCGTCACCATCATCGGCTCCGAGCTGCCGCAGCGCCTGAAGCGCAAGATGCCGCACGCCGACCCCGATGGTTCCGATTTCGTGGACCTGTACAAGTATGCGGACCTCGACGCGCTGGTCGAGTTGCACGGGCACGTCCGGGCCGCGAACCCGACCAGTGACGTGCACCTGCGCACCCCCGCCGAACTGGTCACCGACGACTACACCAGTCACCTGATCCTGCTCGGCGGGGTGGACTGGAACTTCGTCACCCGTGACCTGCTCGAGCGGGCCGAGCTCCCGGTGCGCCAGCTGGTCCGGCCGGAGGACGACGACCTCAGCCGGTTCGAGATCGGCACCGGCGACACCGTGCAGAGCTTCCTGCCGAAGGTCCGGCGGGAGGGCGAGAACCTGCTGCTGCTCGAGGACGTCGCGTTGTTCTACCGGGCGGTGAACCCCTTCAACGCCAAGCGGACCGTGACGATCTGCAACGGCACCTTCGGCCGCGGCACCTACGGCGTGGTCCGCGCGCTGACCGACGCCCGGTTCCGGGACCGCAACGCCACCCACCTGCGCACCCGGTTCGCCGGATCGAAAGAGTTCGCCATCATCAGCCGGATCCACGTGATCAACGGACTGGTGGTCACCCCGGACTGGACCTCGCCCCAGTCCAAATTGCACGAATGGCCGGTGAGCACCACTTGA